A DNA window from Ipomoea triloba cultivar NCNSP0323 chromosome 10, ASM357664v1 contains the following coding sequences:
- the LOC116033636 gene encoding mini-chromosome maintenance complex-binding protein-like — protein MREGGIASTSTDSRETLNKAICTTTNMGAEFERSFPCLVKIYDSLESDLKLNDIFEFIGVLAFDTDLSKEKEDNNNVESSLCEDVLVELPPSKVTDLRNLLGLYADWHSPLLPYYSFDQFVPKVEKVGSSKRVKLSVTLEKMIWLLLGQF, from the exons ATG AGAGAGGGTGGAATTGCTTCCACATCCACAGATTCTAGAGAAACCCTAAATAAGGCTATCTGTACTACTACAAATATGGGGGCAGAATTTGAAAGATCTTTTCCTTGTCTTGTGAAG ATATATGACTCTCTTGAGTCTGATTTAAAGCTTAATGATATTTTTGAGTTCATTGGTGTCCTCGCCTTTGACACAGATCTTTCTAAAGAGAAGGAAGATAACAATAATGTTGAAAGCAGCTTGTGTGAGGATGTATTGGTTGAGTTGCCACCTAGCAAG GTCACTGATTTGAGAAACCTACTTGGCTTGTATGCTGATTGGCATTCACCTTTACTTCCCTACTACTCCTTTGATCAGTTTGTACCTAAGGTTGAGAAAGTTGGTTCCTCAAAGCGAGTCAAGCTAAG TGTTACCCTGGAGAAGATGATTTGGCTATTGCTCGGGCAGTTTTAA
- the LOC116031996 gene encoding cysteine-rich receptor-like protein kinase 2 isoform X2 — protein sequence MKKTFLFVPLILVTTLVLLDVSNGVTRPQTIRVLCGPHLDHNTTTFSLNFIALMENLMGQMRTQGWGFAKIGEGPDTNFGLAQCYGGYVSLLDRVLCYNEAHAVLPNCYPSYAGRIYLDSCFVRIDNYSFFGENLGPEDTHVCGNGTRKDVLFQAAAKRAMLQAVSNAPKNVNGFAGVELPISGRHNSEFAYVLANCWKTVNTSGCRRCLESASKSMLKCLPWSEGRALYTGCFMRYSASVVLIVLTTVTSVTLSILGLVIGFYIWKQKRLEKKRKGLNDAKNLVKTLHDSSLNFKYSTLEKATGSFDDAKKLGQGGYGIVYKGVMVDGREIAVKRLFFDYKFRAADFYNEVNIICQVQHKNLVKLLGCSCSGRESLLVYEFMPNQSLDRYIFDPNKGKCLHWKRRLNIIIGITEGLVYLNENSNARIIHRDIKASNILLDDRFRAKIADFGLARSFQEDKSHISTAIARTLGYMAPEYFVYGKLTEKVDVYSFGVLLLEIVMGVQNNKSTNTECWASVMSIAWRHFQEGTVEELFDLNLMLHNCHDENVKIEILRVVHIGLLCTQEVPFHRPSMSMVLQMLLKKEELPHPSSPPFDEKTLELNHLQEGNFASNATISHSSLHPR from the exons ATGAAGAAAACATTTCTTTTTGTTCCTTTGATACTTGTGACAACTCTGGTTTTACTAGATGTTTCTAATGGTGTCACAAGACCTCAAACCATCCGAGTGCTTTGTGGACCCCATCTAGATCATAACACCACAACGTTCTCCCTTAATTTTATTGCACTAATGGAAAACCTAATGGGTCAAATGCGCACTCAAGGCTGGGGTTTTGCAAAGATCGGCGAAGGACCTGATACCAACTTCGGACTAGCACAATGCTATGGGGGCTATGTTTCATTACTTGACCGTGTGCTGTGTTACAACGAAGCACATGCTGTGCTGCCCAATTGCTACCCTTCTTATGCTGGCAGAATTTATCTTGACAGTTGCTTTGTTCGGATTGATAATTACAGCTTCTTTGGAGAGAATCTAGGGCCAGAGGACACACATGTTTGTGGGAATGGAACCAGGAAGGATGTGTTGTTCCAAGCTGCGGCTAAGAGGGCTATGTTGCAGGCAGTTTCAAATGCCCCTAAGAACGTCAATGGCTTCGCAGGTGTTGAACTTCCAATATCTGGGAGACACAACAGTGAGTTCGCATATGTTTTAGCTAATTGTTGGAAGACTGTGAATACTAGTGGTTGCAGAAGATGTTTGGAGAGTGCGTCTAAGTCCATGTTGAAATGCTTGCCTTGGTCTGAGGGTCGTGCCTTATACACTGGCTGCTTCATGAGATACTCTG CAAGTGTAGTACTCATTGTACTGACTACAGTTACTTCCGTGACTCTTTCTATTCTGGGGCTAGTTATTGGTTTTTATATTTGGAAACAGAAAAGGCTagagaagaaaaggaaag GCTTAAATGATGCCAAGAATTTAGTGAAAACCCTTCATGATAGTAGTTTGAACTTCAAATATTCCACACTTGAGAAGGCTACTGGATCTTTTGACGATGCCAAGAAGCTAGGGCAAGGTGGTTATGGTATTGTTTACAAG GGAGTTATGGTAGATGGGAGAGAGATTGCTGTCAAGAGGCTATTCTTTGATTACAAATTTCGAGCAGCAGATTTTTACAATGAAGTTAATATTATTTGTCAAGTACAGCATAAAAATCTAGTCAAATTGTTAGGTTGTAGCTGTTCTGGTCGTGAAAGCCTTCTGGTATATGAATTCATGCCAAATCAAAGTCTTGATAGATACATTTTCG ATCCAAACAAAGGCAAATGCTTACATTGGAAGAGGAGGTTAAACATAATTATAGGGATAACAGAAGGTTTGGTATACCTCAATGAAAACTCAAACGCACGTATTATTCATAGAGATATCAAGGCTAGTAATATTTTGCTGGATGATAGGTTCCGTGCTAAAATTGCTGACTTTGGGTTAGCGAGATCATTCCAAGAAGATAAAAGTCATATAAGCACCGCTATTGCAAGAACATT GGGATATATGGCTCCAGAGTATTTTGTCTATGGAAAACTAACTGAAAAAGTAGATGTTTACAGCTTTGGAGTATTATTGTTGGAAATTGTAATGGGAGTGCAGAACAACAAGAGTACAAACACAGAATGCTGGGCTAGTGTGATGAGTATT GCATGGAGACATTTTCAAGAGGGAACAGTTGAAGAGCTATTTGACCTGAACTTAATGCTTCATAACTGCCACGATGAGAATGTGAAAATAGAGATTCTAAGAGTGGTTCATATCGGGCTATTATGCACCCAAGAGGTGCCATTTCATAGGCCGTCCATGTCTATGGTGTTACAAATGCTGTTGAAGAAAGAAGAGTTACCACATCCTAGTAGTCCTCCTTTTGATGAGAAAACCTTGGAACTAAACCATCTCCAAGAAGGAAATTTTGCTTCAAATGCCACCATATCTCATAGTTCATTGCACCCCAGGTGA
- the LOC116031996 gene encoding cysteine-rich receptor-like protein kinase 2 isoform X1, translating to MKKTFLFVPLILVTTLVLLDVSNGVTRPQTIRVLCGPHLDHNTTTFSLNFIALMENLMGQMRTQGWGFAKIGEGPDTNFGLAQCYGGYVSLLDRVLCYNEAHAVLPNCYPSYAGRIYLDSCFVRIDNYSFFGENLGPEDTHVCGNGTRKDVLFQAAAKRAMLQAVSNAPKNVNGFAGVELPISGRHNSEFAYVLANCWKTVNTSGCRRCLESASKSMLKCLPWSEGRALYTGCFMRYSGTNFLNPIPTIRGSSKASVVLIVLTTVTSVTLSILGLVIGFYIWKQKRLEKKRKGLNDAKNLVKTLHDSSLNFKYSTLEKATGSFDDAKKLGQGGYGIVYKGVMVDGREIAVKRLFFDYKFRAADFYNEVNIICQVQHKNLVKLLGCSCSGRESLLVYEFMPNQSLDRYIFDPNKGKCLHWKRRLNIIIGITEGLVYLNENSNARIIHRDIKASNILLDDRFRAKIADFGLARSFQEDKSHISTAIARTLGYMAPEYFVYGKLTEKVDVYSFGVLLLEIVMGVQNNKSTNTECWASVMSIAWRHFQEGTVEELFDLNLMLHNCHDENVKIEILRVVHIGLLCTQEVPFHRPSMSMVLQMLLKKEELPHPSSPPFDEKTLELNHLQEGNFASNATISHSSLHPR from the exons ATGAAGAAAACATTTCTTTTTGTTCCTTTGATACTTGTGACAACTCTGGTTTTACTAGATGTTTCTAATGGTGTCACAAGACCTCAAACCATCCGAGTGCTTTGTGGACCCCATCTAGATCATAACACCACAACGTTCTCCCTTAATTTTATTGCACTAATGGAAAACCTAATGGGTCAAATGCGCACTCAAGGCTGGGGTTTTGCAAAGATCGGCGAAGGACCTGATACCAACTTCGGACTAGCACAATGCTATGGGGGCTATGTTTCATTACTTGACCGTGTGCTGTGTTACAACGAAGCACATGCTGTGCTGCCCAATTGCTACCCTTCTTATGCTGGCAGAATTTATCTTGACAGTTGCTTTGTTCGGATTGATAATTACAGCTTCTTTGGAGAGAATCTAGGGCCAGAGGACACACATGTTTGTGGGAATGGAACCAGGAAGGATGTGTTGTTCCAAGCTGCGGCTAAGAGGGCTATGTTGCAGGCAGTTTCAAATGCCCCTAAGAACGTCAATGGCTTCGCAGGTGTTGAACTTCCAATATCTGGGAGACACAACAGTGAGTTCGCATATGTTTTAGCTAATTGTTGGAAGACTGTGAATACTAGTGGTTGCAGAAGATGTTTGGAGAGTGCGTCTAAGTCCATGTTGAAATGCTTGCCTTGGTCTGAGGGTCGTGCCTTATACACTGGCTGCTTCATGAGATACTCTGGTACTAACTTTCTTAATCCTATTCCAACTATTCGAGGCTCATCAAAAG CAAGTGTAGTACTCATTGTACTGACTACAGTTACTTCCGTGACTCTTTCTATTCTGGGGCTAGTTATTGGTTTTTATATTTGGAAACAGAAAAGGCTagagaagaaaaggaaag GCTTAAATGATGCCAAGAATTTAGTGAAAACCCTTCATGATAGTAGTTTGAACTTCAAATATTCCACACTTGAGAAGGCTACTGGATCTTTTGACGATGCCAAGAAGCTAGGGCAAGGTGGTTATGGTATTGTTTACAAG GGAGTTATGGTAGATGGGAGAGAGATTGCTGTCAAGAGGCTATTCTTTGATTACAAATTTCGAGCAGCAGATTTTTACAATGAAGTTAATATTATTTGTCAAGTACAGCATAAAAATCTAGTCAAATTGTTAGGTTGTAGCTGTTCTGGTCGTGAAAGCCTTCTGGTATATGAATTCATGCCAAATCAAAGTCTTGATAGATACATTTTCG ATCCAAACAAAGGCAAATGCTTACATTGGAAGAGGAGGTTAAACATAATTATAGGGATAACAGAAGGTTTGGTATACCTCAATGAAAACTCAAACGCACGTATTATTCATAGAGATATCAAGGCTAGTAATATTTTGCTGGATGATAGGTTCCGTGCTAAAATTGCTGACTTTGGGTTAGCGAGATCATTCCAAGAAGATAAAAGTCATATAAGCACCGCTATTGCAAGAACATT GGGATATATGGCTCCAGAGTATTTTGTCTATGGAAAACTAACTGAAAAAGTAGATGTTTACAGCTTTGGAGTATTATTGTTGGAAATTGTAATGGGAGTGCAGAACAACAAGAGTACAAACACAGAATGCTGGGCTAGTGTGATGAGTATT GCATGGAGACATTTTCAAGAGGGAACAGTTGAAGAGCTATTTGACCTGAACTTAATGCTTCATAACTGCCACGATGAGAATGTGAAAATAGAGATTCTAAGAGTGGTTCATATCGGGCTATTATGCACCCAAGAGGTGCCATTTCATAGGCCGTCCATGTCTATGGTGTTACAAATGCTGTTGAAGAAAGAAGAGTTACCACATCCTAGTAGTCCTCCTTTTGATGAGAAAACCTTGGAACTAAACCATCTCCAAGAAGGAAATTTTGCTTCAAATGCCACCATATCTCATAGTTCATTGCACCCCAGGTGA